AGTGATCCATCGTGATGAATGCTTTCCTGGTCTCCACTGGAATCGTCGCCCTCGGCGAAATCGGCGACAAGACCCAACTTCTGGCTTTCATGCTCGCCGCCAAGTTCCGCAAACCCGTTCCCATCGTTTTGGGGATCCTGGTGGCCACGGTCCTGAACCACGCCTTGGCGGGAGCGGTCGGGTCGTGGGTGACCACGCTGGTCGGTCCGTCCGTGCTGCGGTGGATCCTGGGTGGATCTTTCCTGGCCATGGCGGTCTGGACCTTGATCCCGGACAAGCTGGACGAAAACGAAGCCAAGCTCGCCAAATACGGGGCGTTTCTCACCACGCTGTTCGCCTTTTTCCTGGCCGAGATGGGCGACAAGACCCAGGTCGCCACCATCGCCTTGGCGGCACAATTCAAGGCGGTCGTTCCCGTGGTGGCGGGGACAACTCTTGGCATCCTGATCGCCGACATCCCCGCGGTCTTCATCGGGGACAGGGCCGCCAAGCTCATCCCGGTGCGGGTGGTCCACACGATCGCCGCCGCGTTGTTTGCGATCATCGGCATCGCCACCCTCCTGGGCGCCGGGTCGAGATTCGGTTTCTGATCGCTTCGTGAATCGTTCGCCGGTGCAAGCCATGGCGATTGCTACTGTGAAGAGACGGGTTTCGTTTGAAGCCCGTTTCAAACGAGCCCGCGCATGTCCATCCAAGCGATCCTGTACACGCTCGAACCTGTGCTTCTCGATCCTGGCAGCAGCGTTCCGCGCAGCATCCAGGCCACCACACCCTTCGGTCCGTTCCACGATGGCGAGCAGGTGACGTTCGAAGGATCCTTCAAGGGTGTGTTCATGGTGGACCACGTGGAACAGACCGTGTCCACCGGAGAGCCGGTGCGGCAGAAGACGATGTTGTTCCTGCGGAACATCTGAGCCTTTCCGCTGCGCTAGCTTTTTCCCGGGGCGGCCCGGGTGCCGTTTCTCGGGTGCGTCGGCACCCGAACCGCGACCCAGGGGACGAACGCGCGTCCCCTGGGAACCCGCGCGCCGGGGGGCTTGAACTTCCGCGGCCGCTCCGGCTTGCCGGGGATGTGGGCTGAATGAAGGTCGAGGCATCGGGCGATGGCATCAGGGACGCGATCGAAATCCTCATGACACTGGCCGCTCCAATACCCAAGCCCCCCGGACCCCCTTGATTCGGCTGGATTGCCAGTTTTTGACTGATGCGGGCTATTGTTGGCCCCGACAGCTGTCGGGGCTTACAGGTTGTTTGGACGGCTTTGTCTGCGAGAGCTTCGCTGGCCGGGTGTGTTGCCTACTTCTGGAAGTGTTCCTTCGCCTTGCCAAAACTTGTCCGCAAGTCTCCCCAGGCCGTTTCCACGCCGGACTTGATGGAGTCCCAGGCGTCGTCGCTGGAGGCGTTCAGATCGGCCAGGCGTTCCTTCGTGTGATCGACCTTCCTTTCGAGGTCCTGGATGGTGCTGTGGGCTTGGATGCGGGTATCGGCGACGGCGATCTTCGCGTGCGCCTTGAATTCAAGGATCTTGGCGAGGATCAAATCCAGTTCGCCTTGGATCTTCTGCTTGTAGCTGTCGCGCTTGGACATAGGTACTCGTTTCGTCGGAATGGACCATTTCCCGCCGCGGATGCCGCGGGGGTTTTGCTTGGCTTGTGATTTCGGGACACGGGAAGCAGGCTTCACCGAACCCGATGTGATGTTGGCGATCAAGAGCGCTTGCGTACCGAGACACCCAGGAGCAGCCCACTTCCCACCACGACACTTCCGACACCGAGCCAAACAGGAATGGTGACGGTGTCGCGATCCTTCCACGACAATTCCAGCGAACCGATCTTCGCCTCGCTGGTGACTCTGGTGTAGGTGAATCCCCCGTAGACCAGGGCCATCACTCCCACGGCGATCAAGGCGATGGCCGCGATGCGTGCGATGTTCATAGGGACTCCTTCGCGGAGGTCAAAATTTGTTCAAGAATCGAAAGGAAGTCGCGATGCGCCGGCTCTCTCCCGGATCGCTCCACGGCCACCTACTTCCCGTGGATGTGGTCCGTGTTCCAGTAGCCCTCGCGGGCTTGCTTCAGATGGTCTGCTTGTTCCAACATGGGTTCCTCGTTTCGATGGGTTCGTGTTCAGGTTCGTCGCGTTCAGACGCTCCATTGGCCCTGTTCGTCGAATTTCCCCGCGTCGGGGAGGATGCTAGGCGTCTCTTCCAGCCACTGGCGCGCCTGGGCGACCTGGAGGTGGTCGAAGTACCTGACCAACGCATTGGTGAAGGCTTTGCAGAAGATCGCCATGTCCTGGTGCCACCTGGTTTCTCCGACCATGGCCAGGAGTTCGATATCGGAGAAGTGGGCGATGCCGAACTTGTAGTCCTCCCACGCCGCACCGACATCCCAACCGGTGAGCTTCGTCATGTCGAACAACAGGCGCAACTTTCCGAACTCGCGCACAAGCCGCTCGAACTCGGGAAGGAAGATGTCGTAATCCCCCTTCGTCACCATCCCGCTGACTTGGACGACGAGGATCTTCCCGATGTTTTCGTGGTGGAATTGGATGGACATGCGAGGCTCCTTGGGTGAGTCGTTGCGGGAAGAGCCCGATGAGCCACCCCGCAGCTGGCTGCGGGATTTTCCTGGCAAGACTTGTCAGAAGGAGAGACCGGGGCGTCGCGTGCGATCGGAGGCCGACCACCCGAGAAGCCCTTCAAAGGCTTGCGCCTTTTCCTTGGGTGCATTCATGGGTTGGACTCCGATCCTCGTAATCTCTAAGAGATCTAAGACCCTACAAGATCTCCATGCCTTCGCCCACCTGTCCGAACCTTGCCGTTGTGCACACGCCCAGCAACCATGCGGCTCGGGAGGCAGGACATTTTTTGTTACGAAAGCCCCGCGTGGGGCCTGTTCGGATCAGGCGATGGCGTGCCGGGTCCGCCGACGCCAAGCGAACCACAAGGCCAGCGGGCTCCACAGCACGTGGCGCAAGTGGGTGAACGGGAAGATTCCCGCCAGCCACAGCGCCAGGAGCACATGGAGGGAAAGGGCCCATGGACGCGTACCAGTCCGGCCCAGGAATTCCGTGGCGATGATGCCTGTGATGGTGAGACGGACCAGAAGTTGCGAAGCCCGACGCCGCCCCGCGATCCACAGACCGGAAGTGACCTCGACGCTGGATGCGCTGCAGGAAAGCGGTTTTCATCCGAGGGTGGAGTTGCGGATTTCCCGTGGCCAGGTACCACGCGCAAGCACTCCCGCACTGACCGCAATCCAGACACGACTCGAGCGCCGCGACATGCTCGCGATTGAGGTTCTCGCGAAGGGACTGGACGAAGCGTCTGGAGGAAGGCACAGCATCCATGCGAGCTACTTTTCGGACCCGATAAACGGCTTAAATGCAAAATTTGTCAGCGTGCTTTTCACGGCATCATAGTCAAGGCGATTCGCCCGAATCAACCCGTTCTGAAAATCAAAAACCTTGAACAGCGTATCCACTCTCCTGCTGAGAGCTGTATCCTGGACATCCATTCTCGCAAAAGCGATCACGGTCTGGTCCTTGTGCCCGCAATACAAGATTTTACTTTCCTTATGCACGCCTTCGCGAAAACCGATCACATACCTTAATTTTGAATCAGATTTAAGCGAATCGTATCGCAAATCTTTTAGGGTGCCACGTTCATTTGCTGTTTTCCAATCAATCAGTCGATAGACCTTGCTGACAGGCGCATTGATCCGCAAGGTTAATATCTCATTGTTTCGGTCTTTCGCGTACACATTCAGACTATCCACGCGGAAGAAATCGCCCAAAACCGATTCACTTTTGCTTGGATCACCGAGAACCGATGCCTTTGGTGCCGAATACTTTGAAAATTGCGAATCGTACTGATACCGGAAAAGATCATTCTCGTGAGGGATGTTCTTTCGGTTTGAGAAAATCAGATACAACAACTCGGAGGAAACCTGCTCGTGCGAGAACCTTTTAGCCCATGCCTTTTCAAGCTTATAGGATGCGCAACTTTTTGAAACCCTGTCCGGAAACTCAACGCACACGTGCATCGCTTTCACGGCCCCGCCATTCCCTCGATCAAAACTTTCCATATAGTTGAATTTCAAGGCTTTTTGATGCTCCGAGATGGACCTTGTTCCGCCCATTTTTGACAGAAAACGCTCAAATGCTCCATGTGTCCCCGTATCTACGAATCGGTTCAGCGGTAATGTCTCCTTGTGCTTTCGAACCAACACAAGACACTCCATCCGGCCCTGGCACATGGAGTCCAATCCATCGATTTTCTCTACAGAATACTGGAACTTTTTCCCTGGGTAGGTAGCGGAATCGATGTTGTTCGCGTCAAATACATGAATGGGGGCTGCAACAACATTTTCCACTTTTGGAGTCGCGCCTCCAAGCAACCCTCCTATTTTCGAGTCTTGGGCCTTGGCCTTTTGCGGCATGCCCATCCAAATGGCTGATGCAATGGCGACAACAGCCAAATAGGACGTTTTCCTGCATTTCATGCGCTCCCCCAAAATTTCCTGCACGAGATGAGTTCCTGAAGAGTCATCGAAACCGAAACCCTTGGATTGAGTTCCGGCGCCATCGGCCTGGATCAGCCACCGCCCCAAGTGGCGCGTCTGGCGACCGAACCCCACACCCACCTTCACCCACCATGCGGCCGTCGGTCTGCCACGCCGCGGCGTTGCCGCGATCGTCGGTCCGTGCCAGTGCAGGATCGGCGGTGACATTGGGCTTGAACTCGAACCACGCGTGTCGGTGAGAATCACCGCGTCGGCGTGGCCCTTCCTGCCGAAGGCGAGGGAAGTCCTCGATGCCGATGGGCAAATTGCGAAGGGCCATGCGGCAAAGATACCTCCTGCGGCTTGGTCGCCTCCGCCCCACCGCCCTTGCTATCAAGCCCGCCCCGAGGCCTTCGACTGGGTCGTCCCCATGGCCACAAGCTCTCCCCGAACAGCCGGCATCAACACCGGGATGGCGGCGATCCAGTGGTGACTTCATGCCACCACCGCAAGACAACTCGGTCTGCGGCAACGGAGATTCGTCAGTACCTTACACTCCACACTCAACCGGTCTCATGCCACCAAACGCCACCCGGCGCAGGTGGTGAACCTCCTAGGAGCCAGGCCACACCCGGCACGACACCTGAAAAGCAACGCAGGGGACGAGTCGACCAGAGGGAAATTGGCCAAGGTTTGCGGCTGTTCACGTTTTTCCAAATCCAAAGGAGTCTCAATGAAATGGTATTCAATTTCGGCGTTCATGATTTCCGCGCTTTTTCAATCGGCAACGGCTGCAACTGCAGTATCGATTAGCGGAACCGTTACAAAAACCGGCGGGGGTGCCGTAAAAGATGTGACCTGTACGCTTGCCGGGGTCAGCGGGCTCACCGCTAAAACGGATGCATCCGGCAAGTTTACTCTGGATAACGGCGCTTCCGCGATCATGCCATCCGCACAAGCCCGTCCGGTAACGTTCCATCTCAATGGCAGAGAGCTATCCATTCACAGTACCGACAAAGAGATTTCCGGTACCGTATCCGTCTACAACCAGGAAGGAAAGAGAATTTCTTCTGTAGACTTTCAGCAAACGAACAGCTCTGTCGCCGCGATCTCGCTGCCATCCGTTCCTACCGGCCTGAATATCTTGAAAATCACCGTGAACGGGAAAAGCTATACCAGCCAGCTCCTGCAGCTCCCTAGCCTTTCTGCACGGCTTGAGGGTGTAAGCGGTCCTTCCGCATCGAATCAGCTTGTCCTCCTTCGGAGCGCGGCGGATCCAATTGTGGATACCCTGATCACA
This DNA window, taken from Fibrobacterota bacterium, encodes the following:
- a CDS encoding TMEM165/GDT1 family protein, whose translation is MNAFLVSTGIVALGEIGDKTQLLAFMLAAKFRKPVPIVLGILVATVLNHALAGAVGSWVTTLVGPSVLRWILGGSFLAMAVWTLIPDKLDENEAKLAKYGAFLTTLFAFFLAEMGDKTQVATIALAAQFKAVVPVVAGTTLGILIADIPAVFIGDRAAKLIPVRVVHTIAAALFAIIGIATLLGAGSRFGF
- a CDS encoding coiled coil domain-containing protein, which codes for MSKRDSYKQKIQGELDLILAKILEFKAHAKIAVADTRIQAHSTIQDLERKVDHTKERLADLNASSDDAWDSIKSGVETAWGDLRTSFGKAKEHFQK
- a CDS encoding STAS/SEC14 domain-containing protein, producing MSIQFHHENIGKILVVQVSGMVTKGDYDIFLPEFERLVREFGKLRLLFDMTKLTGWDVGAAWEDYKFGIAHFSDIELLAMVGETRWHQDMAIFCKAFTNALVRYFDHLQVAQARQWLEETPSILPDAGKFDEQGQWSV